The genomic DNA TGCTATTTCTGGGAAAAGAAATAGCTGTGCATAGAAAATAGCTGCACCTTAATGTGCATATTCTTAAATCTAATACCATATCATATCAAAAATGATTTTGCATTGTCTGGCAGATGGTCCAACCTATTGCTGTTGAGGATGTCAAGCGCGAAGTCAAAATTTTGCAGGCTTTAAGTGGCCATGAGAATGTGGTTCAGTTCTATAGTGCTTTTGAAGATGATTCTTTTGTCTATATAGTTATGGAGTAAGAACTGCTTCTATGttacccccccccccccaaaaCCACACACACAGAACACATCTATGCTTATAGTATTCTTCTCCTGTTTTTGTGTACAATACTGCAGAGGAAAAGTTGATgaaaagtttcttttcttttgcatcttataattttttttaatgagTTAAATTCTCTAAGTACACAAGCAGGGAGGCATGAGTGAGAACTTGACCCCATGACCTTGGCCATAACTCAAATTTGGTAGCAGAGTGTCTTGCCACTAAGATATTAGTGGATTCTCGATGTGAAGTTTGTAATCAAGCACATATACATTATACTCTTTTATTGAAAATGTCTATAGATAAAATGTTAAGGTTGTAGCCTCTGCAAAGGCTCTCAAGAGTCTGGGGAAGTTCCAACCGCAAGGCATTTTTTTCCTTCTTAAAGAGGCTGTTTTAAGCCGGTCACCTTAGGAATACTTGCGCATCTACATTGCACGAAACAGGACCTTATGATAGGAACAAAAAATATATGCAATTTAATCAACATGAAAAATTTGCAAGAATTGGATCAAAGTGGCATTAGAACAGAACAAATAAAATTGGTAAAATGGAGTACAAATTAAAGGGACCAGGTACGATATTTGTAAGCCTTTTGAATAAATCTGTCTGACACGTCTTTTTTATATTCAATTAGGcagccctttccttctgtttttTATCATTCTGTCAGTTATACAGATTCTCCAAAATTTTACTACATTTCGCTTTTTTTCTTTTTAGGTTGTGCGAAGGTGGAGAATTGCTGGATAGAATATTGTCGAAGTGAGTAATATATCTTCTTAGTTTGAATGTTGAATCAACAGTCTGCATTTCATTATAAGCATTTTTTATATGAAAAGATACCTGGTTATGAAATTTACAATATATTCCTCTGATCAGAAAAGACAGTCGTTATTCCGAGAAAGATGCTGCCCAAGTTGTGCGGCAAATGCTAAGAGTTGCAGCTGAGTGTCATCTAAATGGTTTGGTGCACCGTGACATGAAACCAGAAGTAAGAATGATTCAAGTGAATTTAATTTTTGCATTAACTACTGGTATTTGTGTTGCTTACCTTATTTACTCGTAAATATCACTCTTGAAATGTCTTGCAgaattttctttttaaatcatCAAAAGAGGACTCACCCTTAAAGGCCACAGATTTTGGTTTGTCAGACTTTATAAAACCAGGTATGTGGTAAATTACTGGGTTCTAATTTACTAGTATTTGAAATGGAGAAGGATGACCTTATCACTTTCAATATATAATAATTGTTTTTTTCTGCCTAGTTGGCAATAGATGTAATCGTACTTGCAACATTCTTATTCTATAGATTGTCACTCTTGCAGATTTCTTATTCTCATTCTTAGtctttttaaaaatatattatggCTATTGCTAAAGCTAGTGTCTGGCCTTGTGGGCATGTTGTTGATATCCTATGCAGGAAAAAAATTTAAAGACATTGTTGGTAGTGCCTACTATGTTGCTCCGGAAGTGTTAAAACGAAAATCAGGACCTGAATCAGATGTATGGAGTATAGGTGTCATTACCTACATATTACTTTGTGGGCGGCGTCCTTTTTGGGAAAAAACTGAGGACGGCATATTTAAAGAGGCAAGACACATTTCATTTGCTGTCAGAATGTAACTCTGATTTTTCTTCATTTTTTGTTTCACCACTGAGCGATCCATTTGTAAGTTCTAGCAGACTAGTGTTTAAATTTTTTCTCGTATTTTTCTTCTTTGGAGTCTGTCTTTGTGCCTTTTCCTAGGGAACTTTACCTAGGTGTTTCTACCCCCTCCCTCCTCCCTCCTCTTCGCCCCTTGATTTTATTTTTAATACAGATTTTACGAAGCAAGCCTGATTTTCAACGCAAACCGTGGGCCAGCATAAGTGATGGCGCTAAAGATTTTGTAAAGAAACTGTTGGTGAAAGATCCTCGTGCACGACTTACAGCCGCTCAGGCTCTGTGTATGTCTCTACTTGATTTTTAACTTCAGTAGACTCTATATCAAGATATGAGTCAGGAATGTCAGAATAACTTGGTCGTAGCACTACCAATCAATTATCATTCATAAAATATGTGGTAATGATAATAAGCAGCTTAAAATCAGAAAACCTTTCAAATGTCAAACTTCATACAACTATTTTGTCGTAGAGACAACTTCATAAAATTTTCCTGGACAACGGAATTGTGTTAATATCTGTTTCGCAGCGGTAGACTATCGAGGTCAATTTGGTTATCAAACACATTGTGGTTATTATGAAATAAAATGTTAAACAAGTATCCTTAAATATTTCATTTCCATAAGCAATAGCTGTAAAGATTTTGTCAAGAAACTGGCATGGGAGGATCCCTGCATACTGGAGACTATATAGTTCAATTTGGCATTTAACAGATTACAGTCATTATATAATAAAATGTTGAACAAGTATACATAAACATTCATTTCCATCCACCACAGGTATCAGTAGGGACTGGTTAATCAAAATATTTTCTGCATTATTCTTCTTCTGTTTAGGACAGCAACTTAAAAATTATATGTTTTTCCCAGCACATCCATGGGTTAGAGAAGGTGGCGATGCCTCAGAGATTCCTCTGGACATATCTGTTCTATTCAATATGCGGCAATTTGTCACATATAGTCGTCTGAAGCAATTTGCTCTGAGGGTAAACACTTTTTCCTCTTTTGGGACTTGTATGATAGATTTTCAAATAGTACatttttttgaaattatattGAAAAGCACCTTTATTATGCCCCAGGCATTGGCTAGTACTCTTGATGAGGAGGAGCTACGTAACCTCAGGGATCAATTCCATGCAATTGATGTTGATAAGAATGGTGCTATTAGTCTTGAAGAAGTGAGACAGGTGCGTTCTGTGTTTTGTTTAAAATATTGTAAAAGCTCCAATTTGTGCAGAATCAAATCTCTGGCTTTTAGTTTAGAGTTAGTTTTTGCTAAATCGCAGAAATACATATTAGGTAGAGGATTTAAGAAAAGAAAGTATAAAAGTGACGTTATGTTTATATTGCAGGCTCTTGCTCAAGATCGCCCTTGGAAGATAAAAGACACGTGTGCTTCGGAGATTCTAAAAGCGGTAAGTCTATATTTTAAAGGAAAACCAAGTTATGTGAGTTGCTTGGATAGTCTATCCATTGATGAATGTACTGTTTATTTAATGAGAAATGTGTTGTTTTAATATTTCATTATTTTATATGATACAATTAAACAAAGAAGAAACATTAAAAGCTATCTTAAATTTGGATCATGCTTCTCTGTTGAAATATCGGAGTTCTAGGTTGCAAGTATATTGAGCAACATAACAATCAGAAGGAATTTTTTTTATTCACTTTCAAAAATATGAATCAAGTGTGTtcttaaaaaaatagaaaattcaCAGAAACCTCTTGTTGGGATCTGTTCCTAAGAAAAATAAAATTCACAGAAACCTCTTGCTGTCGAGATCTGCATTTTATATATGGACACTGTTTTCATATTTTCACATTCCATTTACTAGCTTGACATGCGTAGTTTTCATATTTGAACAGTACTGTACAGCTTTCTGATGATTATTTTTGTTGCTCTTGACAGATGGATGGTAACACCGACGGATTTATTGATTTTCCTGAGTTTGTGGCAGCCACTCTCCGTGTTCATCAACTGGAGGAACATGACACAAAAAAGTGGCAACAATTATCACAGGCTGCTTTTGAAAAATTTGATGTTGATAAAGACGGATATATAACTTCTCAAGAACTTAGAATGGTAACCTTAATTAATGTCACCCTTTCCATCACGCATGCTGAAACATTTttcttttaatatttattaatctCATTTGAGTTGCAGTTTTGATGAAATATAATAATGATAATACTTTTAATGAAATAATTTGTTAAGGAATGACTAAACTTGAGCAATGATTTGCAGCATACGGGCTTAAAAGGCTCGATACAGCCACTTCTTAAAGAAGCTGATATTGACAAAGATGGGAAAATAAGCTTAAATGAGTTCCGAAGGCTTTTAAGAACTGCAAGCGTCAATGCATCAGAAGATCACAATAATCCATGTGGTTGTAAAGTTGAAGAATAAACCTATGTGCTTGCTTCAGAAGCATTAAGAGGCAACCTTTTTGGGTACAAATGATGGTGTTCATTTTCAAAGAAAATTTAGCAAGAAACTTGTAATTTTTTGGGACTGTGCAGTCTGATAGCTTTCTTAACTTTTGAGCTTGGACCTCCTGTGCTCAGCTCCTGAGCTTCGGCCTCCTGCATACGACAAAAGTTTTTGTATTCAGACATGGTTATGCAGACAGGCCGCTgaggaaaaatgaaaagaaaaag from Apium graveolens cultivar Ventura chromosome 5, ASM990537v1, whole genome shotgun sequence includes the following:
- the LOC141723807 gene encoding calcium-dependent protein kinase 18-like yields the protein MGVCLSKNNNAAPGMIPVADVNKKNDNATAAAGNDDQPKQQPQKQQMKPKRKAYGRNVPIGKKTNFGYERGFEKKYTVGKLLGHGQFGYTYSATDNVTGDVVAVKKIDKNKMVQPIAVEDVKREVKILQALSGHENVVQFYSAFEDDSFVYIVMELCEGGELLDRILSKKDSRYSEKDAAQVVRQMLRVAAECHLNGLVHRDMKPENFLFKSSKEDSPLKATDFGLSDFIKPGKKFKDIVGSAYYVAPEVLKRKSGPESDVWSIGVITYILLCGRRPFWEKTEDGIFKEILRSKPDFQRKPWASISDGAKDFVKKLLVKDPRARLTAAQALSHPWVREGGDASEIPLDISVLFNMRQFVTYSRLKQFALRALASTLDEEELRNLRDQFHAIDVDKNGAISLEEVRQALAQDRPWKIKDTCASEILKAMDGNTDGFIDFPEFVAATLRVHQLEEHDTKKWQQLSQAAFEKFDVDKDGYITSQELRMHTGLKGSIQPLLKEADIDKDGKISLNEFRRLLRTASVNASEDHNNPCGCKVEE